The Nicotiana sylvestris chromosome 6, ASM39365v2, whole genome shotgun sequence genomic sequence ATTTGGCAGTTCTTTCTACTGCTGGTGAAATTGTTGTTATCTTCATTCTTTTACATTGTTCACGGCTTTGTTTGCTAGGCTTTTATCCCTAATACTGGCCGTGGTATCCAAGGTGCGACTTCACACTGTTTGGGCCAGAATTTTGCAAAAATGTTTGAGATAAATTTTGAAAATGAGAAGGGAGAGAAGGCTATGGTCTGGCAGAATTGCTGGGGCTTTACAACCAGAACGGTGGATACTCCCCATTGAGAAACTCTCTATTGTGCAGTTGGTAATTCAGATATCAATCTTACTCACCCTTCTTTTATCTGGTACTGTGACAGATTGGTGTGATGATCATGGTTCATGGAGATGATAAAGGCCTGGTCTTACCTCCTAAAGTTGCAGCAACACAAGTAATTCTTATTCCCGTGACATACAAGGATGCTAATACTCAAGGGATCTTTGACGCCTGTGCTGCCACTGTCAAAAACTTGAAGGAATCAGGTATTCGTGCTGAGGCAGATTACAGAGACAACTACTCACCTGGCTGGAAATATTCTCACTGGGAAATGAAGGGGGTTCCTCTTAGGATTGAAATAGGACCAAAAGATCTTGCAAATAATCAGGTACGGATTATAGTTACTCTCTACTGATTCAGTTGTTCATGAAAACAAAAAGTAGAAATGTTGTGTGCTATGGTGTTAATTGTTTGTTTTCTGAAAGCAGTCAAATAAAGTGTGGTATCTGTTTTATGTTTTTTGATCCAAAACTCTGAAATAACTTTCTCAGGTACGAGCTGTTCGACGTGACAATGGAGCCAAAACTGATATTCCTGTGGCAAATTTAGTCGAAGAAGTAAACAATGTGCTTGCCTCTATCCAACAAAATCTATTTGATGTCGCAAAACAAAAGCGGGATGCTTGTGTTCAGGTTGTAAAGACCTGGGATGAATTTGCTGAAGCAATAAGCCAAAAGAAATTGATCTTGGCTCCTTGGTGTGATGAGGAGGTAAAATTCTATCAATCTTGTTGCATATGAGATGAATTTTTTAATTTGCTCTTCAATATTGGGCTGGAAAAATAGAGGGAGTTTCTCGGAGTCAGTCTCTGCATCAGGAAAGTTTGATCTTGAAATGCCACATATTGGCAGGGTTGAGTCTATCTAGAAATTCAATGGATTGCGATCATGGTCAATTAGCAACTCAATATCTACTGATTATatcaaattaaatcaagaaatAACTTGAGATTCATGATCCCTGTCTAAGAGATATGGTAATAAACAGACTCAGAACCAATGCTTTATTTGTCAGATCTGATCACTAGTTTTCCTTATGCAGATGGTCATATATTCTTCTCTTTTGTGTGAGGGGGTTTAAAACTCATAAAGCTCTAACTAGGCACACCTTAACCATCTTAAGAAACTCACTTCCATCATCCAGAATTGAAGCATGGATGCTCCTATGTCTGGTTTGTCCGGCTGGACAAATCATGTGCTCACTTTTATGAAGCAAGAAAAGTGTCCTAGTTGCAGTTGGTGTTTTCCCTGAGCTGGTGAATAGACTATTTTGGCTACACTGTTACAAATGCCACCTCCTTTTCCCAGCCCAAAGATGATGAAACTGAGAACGAACTTAAACTAACAAATCTTTCTATAGCACTTTGTTTCATAGTGAGTGCAGGCTCTCTCTCCCTTTCTTGTAATGATAACATTAGTTTGCATAGTGAGTTTGTTATTCCTGATACACATTCCTCAAATTAAGGTGATCAATTTATTCCCAGCTAGATTATCATTTCCTGTTTGCATATGTTTCACATGAACTCTGATACTTTCTAATAGGATGTCGAGAAAGACGTGAAGGCACGGACAAAAGGGGAGATGGGTGCAGCGAAGACTCTCTGTTCACCATTTGACCAGCCTGAGCTGCCTGAAGGTACTATTTGTCCTTGCAGTATGTATAACTATTGCCTAAAACACAGCGAAGTTAAAATAAGCGTTGCCGACTGTAGACTTGTCAATTTTACTGCTGTTTTGGTGGTACTGCTTATTGAAAATTGAATTTTACCATAATCTGATATTATCATTTTCTCCTGCTACGTCGTAGGTACATTGTGCTTTGCCTCGGGTAAACCTGCTAAGAAATGGACATACTGGGGCCGCAGCTATTGATGATTCATATTGATCTCTATTCCATTTTTCTGAGTTCGGGCGATTTAGAAATTGTATTCCGAATTGCT encodes the following:
- the LOC104246264 gene encoding proline--tRNA ligase, cytoplasmic-like isoform X3, with protein sequence MAGEDSNKGKKKEVKKETGLGLSSKKDENFGEWYSEAFFDAEIKKKKIKNSYFPLFVSPGVLQKEKDHIEGFAPEVAWVTKTGESDLEVPIAIRPTSETVMYPYFSKWIRGHRDLPLRLNQWCNVVRWEFSNPTPFIRSREFLWQEGHTAFATKEEADAEVLEILELYRHIYEEFLAVPVSKGKKSELEKFAGGLYTTTVEAFIPNTGRGIQGATSHCLGQNFAKMFEINFENEKGEKAMVWQNCWGFTTRTIGVMIMVHGDDKGLVLPPKVAATQVILIPVTYKDANTQGIFDACAATVKNLKESGIRAEADYRDNYSPGWKYSHWEMKGVPLRIEIGPKDLANNQVRAVRRDNGAKTDIPVANLVEEVNNVLASIQQNLFDVAKQKRDACVQVVKTWDEFAEAISQKKLILAPWCDEEDVEKDVKARTKGEMGAAKTLCSPFDQPELPEGTLCFASGKPAKKWTYWGRSY
- the LOC104246264 gene encoding proline--tRNA ligase, cytoplasmic-like isoform X2, whose amino-acid sequence is MAGEDSNRKKKEVKKETGLGLSSKKDENFGEWYSEVVVCGEMIEYYDISGCYILRPWAMSIWEILQAFFDAEIKKKKIKNSYFPLFVSPGVLQKEKDHIEGFAPEVAWVTKTGESDLEVPIAIRPTSETVMYPYFSKWIRGHRDLPLRLNQWCNVVRWEFSNPTPFIRSREFLWQEGHTAFATKEEADAEVLEILELYRHIYEEFLAVPVSKGKKSELEKFAGGLYTTTVEAFIPNTGRGIQGATSHCLGQNFAKMFEINFENEKGEKAMVWQNCWGFTTRTIGVMIMVHGDDKGLVLPPKVAATQVILIPVTYKDANTQGIFDACAATVKNLKESGIRAEADYRDNYSPGWKYSHWEMKGVPLRIEIGPKDLANNQVRAVRRDNGAKTDIPVANLVEEVNNVLASIQQNLFDVAKQKRDACVQVVKTWDEFAEAISQKKLILAPWCDEEDVEKDVKARTKGEMGAAKTLCSPFDQPELPEGTLCFASGKPAKKWTYWGRSY
- the LOC104246264 gene encoding proline--tRNA ligase, cytoplasmic-like isoform X1; the protein is MAGEDSNKGKKKEVKKETGLGLSSKKDENFGEWYSEVVVCGEMIEYYDISGCYILRPWAMSIWEILQAFFDAEIKKKKIKNSYFPLFVSPGVLQKEKDHIEGFAPEVAWVTKTGESDLEVPIAIRPTSETVMYPYFSKWIRGHRDLPLRLNQWCNVVRWEFSNPTPFIRSREFLWQEGHTAFATKEEADAEVLEILELYRHIYEEFLAVPVSKGKKSELEKFAGGLYTTTVEAFIPNTGRGIQGATSHCLGQNFAKMFEINFENEKGEKAMVWQNCWGFTTRTIGVMIMVHGDDKGLVLPPKVAATQVILIPVTYKDANTQGIFDACAATVKNLKESGIRAEADYRDNYSPGWKYSHWEMKGVPLRIEIGPKDLANNQVRAVRRDNGAKTDIPVANLVEEVNNVLASIQQNLFDVAKQKRDACVQVVKTWDEFAEAISQKKLILAPWCDEEDVEKDVKARTKGEMGAAKTLCSPFDQPELPEGTLCFASGKPAKKWTYWGRSY